The Collimonas sp. PA-H2 genome contains a region encoding:
- a CDS encoding heavy-metal-associated domain-containing protein, with protein MIQFTVQDMTCGHCAGRITKAINGVDAGAKVDIKIDSHTVAIQSQASAAELAEAIKDAGYTPQLQA; from the coding sequence ATGATTCAATTCACTGTGCAGGACATGACTTGCGGCCATTGCGCCGGCCGCATCACCAAGGCCATCAACGGTGTCGATGCCGGCGCCAAGGTGGATATCAAGATCGACAGCCACACGGTGGCTATCCAGAGCCAGGCCAGCGCTGCGGAACTGGCCGAAGCCATCAAGGACGCCGGCTACACGCCGCAACTGCAGGCCTGA
- a CDS encoding DUF885 family protein has protein sequence MNKTFQTFSRRRRDVLLSALSAAAVTALPGIARAQGKDASPADHKFNGMLADFAEEILHLSPTSATSLGLDSGARAALKSRLQDASPAGDALWASQVKSMLARMHAVDRAKLSADAQIRYDSVRYAANEGVDGLRFSYGGAASGFYGGTTPFPVTQQDGALIAVPEFLDSQHHIANAADAEAYLERVTAMARLLDQESARIEEQAGKGVMPPDFIARTALAQLQNYRNTPAARQKLVTSITRRTRELGIEGDWEARATALVNGKVYPALERQIASFSKATAKASDVAGVQRLPDGAAYYEWALKLGTTTTRSAAEIHAIGLEQNKALQARIDTILKAQGISQGTVGERLLALSKDPKRFYADDDQGREQLIAYCNERVAAVRLLMPKISHLDLKAPLIIKRVPADIEAGAALGYMNFAALDGSRPAIYYINLKSTTLWPKSEIATLTAHEGIPGHTWQGAYLAERHVELPLITSMMGFNAFIEGWALYAEQLVDEFGIYAHDPFSQIGYLQAQQFRACRLVVDTGLHAMNWTRQQAIRFMVENCGRGVAAMTSEVDRYCVSPGQACGYKMGHNEILRQRDRAKQVLGAHFDLAGFNDALVKSGGVPLTVLPTVIDRYIAGVKVSA, from the coding sequence ATGAACAAGACATTCCAGACCTTTTCCCGCCGCCGCCGCGATGTGCTGCTGAGCGCGCTTTCCGCGGCTGCAGTCACCGCCCTGCCCGGCATCGCCCGCGCCCAGGGCAAGGACGCCAGCCCGGCCGACCATAAATTCAACGGCATGCTGGCTGACTTTGCCGAGGAAATCCTGCACCTGTCGCCGACCTCGGCGACTTCGCTGGGGCTCGATTCCGGCGCCCGCGCCGCGCTCAAGTCGCGCTTGCAGGATGCGTCTCCGGCCGGCGATGCGCTATGGGCTAGCCAGGTGAAATCGATGCTGGCGCGCATGCATGCGGTAGACCGCGCCAAGCTCAGCGCCGATGCGCAAATCCGCTACGACAGCGTGCGCTATGCCGCCAACGAAGGCGTGGACGGTCTGCGCTTTTCCTACGGCGGCGCGGCCAGCGGCTTCTACGGCGGCACCACTCCTTTCCCGGTGACCCAGCAGGATGGCGCCCTGATCGCCGTGCCCGAATTCCTCGACTCGCAGCACCACATCGCCAACGCCGCCGACGCTGAAGCCTATCTCGAACGAGTAACGGCGATGGCGCGCCTGCTCGACCAGGAAAGCGCGCGCATCGAGGAACAGGCCGGCAAAGGCGTCATGCCGCCCGATTTCATTGCCCGCACCGCACTGGCCCAGCTGCAGAACTATCGCAACACGCCGGCAGCAAGGCAAAAGCTGGTGACTTCGATCACCCGCCGCACCCGCGAGCTCGGCATCGAGGGTGACTGGGAAGCGCGCGCGACGGCGCTGGTGAACGGCAAGGTATATCCGGCGCTGGAACGGCAGATCGCCAGTTTTTCGAAAGCCACCGCCAAAGCCAGCGACGTCGCCGGCGTGCAGCGCTTGCCGGACGGCGCCGCGTATTACGAATGGGCGCTGAAACTGGGCACCACCACTACCCGCAGCGCCGCCGAAATCCACGCCATCGGGTTGGAGCAGAACAAGGCGCTGCAGGCGCGCATCGACACCATCCTCAAGGCGCAGGGCATCAGCCAGGGTACGGTAGGCGAACGCCTGCTGGCGCTGTCCAAGGATCCCAAGCGCTTCTATGCCGACGACGACCAGGGCCGCGAGCAACTGATCGCCTATTGCAACGAGCGGGTTGCCGCAGTGCGCCTGCTGATGCCGAAGATCTCGCACCTGGACCTGAAGGCGCCGCTGATCATCAAGCGCGTGCCGGCCGATATCGAAGCGGGCGCCGCGCTGGGCTATATGAATTTCGCGGCGCTGGACGGCTCGCGGCCGGCGATTTATTACATCAACCTGAAATCGACCACGCTCTGGCCGAAATCGGAAATCGCCACGCTCACTGCTCACGAAGGCATTCCTGGCCATACCTGGCAGGGGGCGTATCTGGCGGAACGCCATGTGGAGCTGCCGCTGATCACCTCTATGATGGGCTTCAACGCCTTTATCGAGGGCTGGGCTCTGTATGCCGAGCAGCTGGTGGACGAGTTCGGCATCTATGCGCACGATCCATTCAGCCAGATCGGTTATCTGCAGGCGCAGCAGTTCCGCGCCTGCCGCCTGGTGGTCGATACCGGGCTGCACGCGATGAACTGGACGCGCCAGCAAGCGATCCGCTTCATGGTCGAAAACTGCGGCCGCGGCGTCGCCGCCATGACCAGCGAAGTCGACCGCTACTGCGTGTCGCCGGGACAGGCTTGCGGCTACAAGATGGGACACAACGAGATCCTGCGCCAGCGCGACCGCGCGAAACAGGTGCTGGGCGCCCATTTCGACCTGGCCGGCTTCAACGATGCGCTGGTGAAAAGCGGCGGCGTGCCGCTGACGGTATTGCCGACGGTGATCGATCGCTACATTGCCGGCGTCAAGGTCAGCGCATGA
- a CDS encoding SRPBCC family protein produces the protein MWTHEESIETSAAPSRVWALFADVARWKDWNAGIESIELHGPFVTGASFTMRPPGQDALTSTLIEVKSNESFIDETVVDETRVLVSHRLVLLPSGRTRIIYNTEISGPDADEIGPMVTNDFPDVLAALKKLAEQS, from the coding sequence ATGTGGACTCATGAAGAAAGCATCGAAACCAGCGCTGCACCATCCCGCGTCTGGGCGCTGTTCGCAGACGTCGCACGCTGGAAGGACTGGAACGCAGGTATCGAGAGCATCGAATTGCATGGGCCGTTCGTTACAGGCGCCAGTTTCACGATGCGGCCGCCGGGACAGGATGCCCTGACCAGCACCTTGATTGAAGTCAAATCCAACGAAAGCTTCATCGACGAGACCGTGGTGGATGAAACTCGGGTGCTGGTCAGCCACAGACTGGTGCTGCTGCCGTCCGGCCGCACCAGGATAATTTACAACACGGAGATCAGCGGACCGGACGCAGATGAAATCGGCCCTATGGTGACCAATGATTTCCCCGATGTGCTGGCGGCCCTCAAGAAACTGGCCGAGCAATCTTGA
- a CDS encoding alpha/beta hydrolase, with product MSSTLETLEISTSEKPTTAVIWMHGLGADGSDFVPIVKELDLSGCPGIRFVFPSAPAIPVTINNGYVMPAWYDILSSDLVRREDEGGLRKSQADIEALIAQQIALGIAADKIVLAGFSQGCAMTLQTGLRYPQKLAGLMCLSGYLPLNDKIAAERHAANQHTPIFQAHGRADPVVLVNRAEMSRDLLQQLGYSVEWHEYMMQHSVCAEEVADIGNWLRRVLA from the coding sequence ATGTCAAGCACACTCGAAACCCTGGAAATTTCCACTTCTGAAAAACCAACTACCGCCGTCATCTGGATGCACGGCCTCGGCGCCGACGGCTCCGATTTCGTCCCCATCGTCAAGGAACTGGACCTGAGCGGCTGCCCCGGCATCCGCTTCGTCTTCCCCAGTGCGCCGGCGATCCCGGTGACCATCAACAACGGTTACGTGATGCCGGCCTGGTATGACATCCTCTCCAGCGACCTGGTGCGGCGCGAAGACGAAGGCGGCCTGCGCAAGTCGCAAGCCGACATCGAAGCCTTGATCGCGCAACAGATCGCACTCGGCATCGCGGCCGACAAGATCGTCCTCGCCGGTTTTTCGCAAGGCTGCGCGATGACGCTGCAGACCGGCTTGCGCTACCCGCAAAAACTGGCCGGCCTGATGTGCCTGTCCGGCTACCTGCCGCTGAACGACAAGATCGCCGCCGAACGCCACGCCGCCAACCAGCACACGCCGATTTTCCAGGCCCATGGCCGCGCCGATCCAGTGGTGCTGGTCAACCGCGCGGAAATGTCGCGCGACTTGCTGCAGCAACTGGGTTACAGCGTCGAATGGCATGAATACATGATGCAGCACTCGGTCTGCGCCGAAGAAGTCGCCGATATCGGCAACTGGCTGCGCCGTGTGCTGGCCTGA
- a CDS encoding MBL fold metallo-hydrolase — MQLALAAGSAAALPWLAQAQAQTSAPLAAAGDKGTRLILLGTKGGPTPSALRAAPANVLLIDGQPYVVDCGNGVALQLVKAGVKLPRIRDIFLTHQHSDHNADLGNLVLLAWATGLATPVQMYGPPGMRRMMDDFVRMNAIDIAVRIKEEGRPLLRPLIKTHEFSGPRVVLENDQVKVTAALVDHYTLKPAFAYRFDSKDRSVVFSGDTAYNENLIQLAKGADVLVHEVMYLPALEKLMRTVDNAPTLLDHLVKSHTSTAQVGLAAARAGVKTLVLSHFVPGGDPSISDEMWSAEARKQFSGEIIVGKDLMVI; from the coding sequence ATGCAACTGGCGTTGGCCGCAGGAAGCGCTGCCGCGCTGCCGTGGCTAGCGCAAGCGCAGGCCCAGACTAGCGCGCCGCTGGCGGCCGCCGGCGACAAGGGCACGCGCCTGATCCTGCTCGGCACCAAGGGCGGCCCGACACCGTCCGCCCTGCGCGCGGCGCCGGCCAATGTCTTGCTGATCGACGGCCAGCCGTATGTGGTGGATTGCGGCAACGGTGTCGCCCTGCAGCTGGTCAAGGCCGGCGTCAAGCTGCCTCGGATCCGCGATATTTTCCTGACCCACCAGCACTCCGACCACAATGCCGACCTCGGCAACCTGGTGCTGCTGGCCTGGGCCACTGGTCTGGCGACGCCGGTGCAGATGTACGGACCGCCCGGCATGCGTCGCATGATGGACGACTTCGTCCGCATGAACGCGATCGACATCGCCGTCCGCATCAAGGAAGAAGGCCGGCCGCTGCTGCGGCCGCTGATCAAGACCCATGAATTCAGCGGCCCGCGTGTGGTGCTGGAAAACGACCAGGTCAAGGTGACCGCCGCCCTGGTCGACCATTACACGCTGAAACCCGCCTTCGCCTACCGCTTCGACAGCAAGGACCGCTCGGTCGTATTCTCCGGCGATACCGCCTACAACGAAAACCTGATCCAGCTAGCCAAGGGCGCCGACGTGCTGGTGCATGAAGTGATGTACCTGCCGGCACTGGAAAAGCTGATGCGCACCGTCGACAATGCGCCGACCCTGCTCGACCACCTGGTGAAGAGCCACACCAGCACCGCGCAAGTCGGCCTGGCGGCGGCGCGCGCCGGCGTCAAGACGCTGGTGCTGAGCCACTTCGTGCCCGGCGGCGATCCAAGCATCAGCGATGAGATGTGGTCAGCTGAAGCGCGCAAGCAATTCAGCGGCGAAATCATCGTCGGCAAAGATCTGATGGTGATCTGA
- a CDS encoding TRAP transporter substrate-binding protein produces MSPAVFSKFNKHSKPRFSHTLLLPLLAISLSTPLQAQTLHLINEYPATSVTAAADLQFADTVRQLAAALPADALAIITQQEAQNPFKGSAQVGALSDGKVEMATLFAGIAGASDPFFLLSALPFTVGGFDDARALANCAQPAVEQHLQKFNAHLLYVTPWPPSGIWSATPVTDLAALQALRIRTYDDNSRVVFEHVGAHSENLPFSAVPAKLAAGELNAVLSSGDGGAGNRLWDQLGNFSAISYAIPLSYTVINQDVWQQLKPEQQAVLSEAAKRTADASWNKVKDRIEANYSRMREHKMTLNLAPAQELQDSLRKAAASQVAAWQQKAGAAGIVEQCLKGVAQ; encoded by the coding sequence ATGTCGCCAGCGGTTTTCAGCAAATTCAACAAGCACAGCAAACCTCGTTTCAGCCACACCCTGCTCCTTCCGCTACTGGCGATAAGCCTGAGCACGCCGCTGCAGGCGCAAACCCTGCATCTGATCAACGAGTATCCGGCGACCTCGGTCACGGCCGCCGCCGACCTGCAGTTTGCCGACACCGTCAGGCAGCTGGCTGCCGCGCTGCCGGCCGACGCGCTGGCCATCATCACCCAACAGGAAGCGCAGAATCCCTTCAAAGGCAGCGCCCAGGTCGGTGCCTTGAGCGACGGCAAGGTTGAAATGGCGACGCTGTTTGCCGGCATCGCCGGCGCCAGCGACCCTTTCTTCCTGCTGTCTGCGCTGCCGTTTACGGTCGGCGGCTTCGACGACGCCAGGGCGCTCGCCAACTGCGCCCAGCCGGCGGTCGAACAGCATTTGCAAAAATTCAATGCCCACCTGCTGTATGTCACGCCATGGCCGCCGTCCGGCATCTGGTCTGCCACGCCCGTGACCGACCTGGCGGCGCTGCAGGCGCTGCGCATCCGCACCTATGACGACAACAGCCGCGTCGTGTTCGAGCACGTCGGCGCCCATAGCGAGAACCTGCCTTTTTCGGCGGTCCCTGCCAAGCTGGCGGCCGGCGAACTGAACGCCGTGCTGTCCTCCGGCGACGGCGGCGCCGGCAACCGCCTGTGGGATCAGCTAGGCAACTTCAGCGCCATCAGCTACGCCATCCCGCTCAGCTACACCGTGATCAACCAGGATGTCTGGCAGCAACTGAAGCCGGAGCAGCAAGCCGTGCTGAGCGAGGCAGCCAAACGCACCGCGGACGCGTCCTGGAACAAGGTCAAGGATCGCATCGAAGCAAATTACAGCCGCATGCGCGAACACAAGATGACGCTCAACCTGGCGCCGGCGCAAGAGCTGCAAGACAGCTTGCGCAAGGCGGCCGCCAGCCAGGTCGCGGCCTGGCAGCAAAAGGCCGGCGCCGCCGGGATCGTCGAACAATGCCTGAAGGGCGTTGCGCAATAA
- the mog gene encoding molybdopterin adenylyltransferase has product MSTINPETSLSLKIGLVSISDRASTGVYQDQGIPALQDWLAAALLSPWQVETRLIADERALIEQTLIELTDKHHCDLVLTTGGTGPARRDVTPEATLAVATKEMPGFGEQMRQISLQFVPTAILSRQVAVIRETADHAALILNLPGQPKAIKETLEGLKDADGKQKVSGIFAAVPYCIDLIGGPYIETNEVVCKAFRPKSALKPA; this is encoded by the coding sequence ATGAGCACAATTAATCCTGAAACGAGCCTGAGCCTGAAAATCGGCCTGGTATCGATTTCCGACCGCGCCAGCACCGGGGTTTACCAGGACCAGGGCATCCCTGCCCTGCAGGATTGGCTGGCGGCTGCGCTGCTCAGCCCGTGGCAGGTGGAAACCCGCCTGATTGCCGACGAGCGCGCGCTGATCGAGCAAACCCTGATCGAGTTGACAGATAAGCATCATTGCGACCTGGTGCTGACCACCGGCGGCACCGGCCCGGCGCGGCGCGACGTCACGCCGGAAGCGACGCTGGCGGTGGCGACCAAGGAAATGCCAGGCTTCGGCGAACAGATGCGCCAGATCAGCCTGCAATTCGTGCCGACCGCGATTTTGTCGCGGCAAGTCGCCGTGATACGCGAAACCGCCGACCACGCCGCTCTGATCCTGAACCTGCCAGGACAGCCGAAAGCCATCAAGGAAACCCTCGAAGGCCTAAAAGATGCCGACGGCAAGCAGAAAGTGTCCGGCATCTTCGCCGCGGTGCCTTACTGCATCGACCTGATCGGCGGTCCGTATATCGAAACCAATGAAGTGGTGTGCAAGGCGTTCCGGCCGAAATCGGCGCTCAAGCCTGCCTAG
- the yjgA gene encoding ribosome biogenesis factor YjgA — protein sequence MPNPNRGSCGFQSSEFEQEYDRPSKSQLKREMTALQKLGEELIAESRDRVKRVPMPEDVRDAILECQQIKDHEGRRRQTQYVGKKMRTLEPHEIAEIQKTLDSWRGLSKADTAAMHALERHRDRLLKDDGALTELLAHHPELDVQHVRTMIRNARKEQAENKPPKAYREIFQLLKELQKSSGNQDDIDAEDDDEQDEHN from the coding sequence ATGCCAAATCCCAATCGGGGCTCCTGCGGCTTTCAGTCCAGCGAGTTCGAACAAGAATACGACCGTCCCTCCAAGTCCCAGCTCAAGCGCGAGATGACTGCCTTGCAGAAGCTCGGCGAAGAACTGATCGCCGAATCGCGCGACCGCGTCAAGCGGGTGCCGATGCCTGAAGATGTGCGCGACGCCATCCTCGAATGCCAGCAGATCAAGGACCACGAAGGCCGCCGCCGCCAGACCCAGTACGTCGGCAAGAAAATGCGCACCCTGGAGCCGCACGAAATCGCCGAGATCCAGAAAACCCTGGATAGCTGGCGCGGCCTGTCGAAAGCCGACACCGCCGCCATGCATGCGCTGGAGCGCCACCGCGACCGCCTGCTGAAGGACGACGGCGCGCTCACCGAGCTGCTGGCGCACCATCCGGAACTGGACGTGCAGCACGTGCGCACCATGATCCGCAATGCCCGCAAGGAGCAGGCCGAGAACAAGCCGCCGAAAGCGTACCGCGAGATTTTCCAGCTGCTGAAAGAATTGCAGAAATCGTCAGGTAACCAGGACGATATCGACGCCGAAGACGACGACGAGCAAGATGAGCACAATTAA